A region from the Eptesicus fuscus isolate TK198812 chromosome 1, DD_ASM_mEF_20220401, whole genome shotgun sequence genome encodes:
- the LOC103292248 gene encoding cytokine-like nuclear factor N-PAC isoform X2, with protein sequence MAPVSLQLGDLVWGQLGPYPPWPGKIINPPEELEKPHGKKWYFVKFFGMEDHAWIELEQLKPYQAHKEEMIKKTKGKLFQRAVEAVEEFLGTDKGKDQTSSHSSSTTMNGTTAGLTAASEWQPTASGPLKDIDPHFHHFLLSQTGKPDTCYQTITKKLKICEEDTGSNSIQAADSTAMNGSITPTNKKIGFLGLGLMGSGIISNLLKTGHVVTVWNGTAVTEGAYLGRTPAEVVSACDITFACVPDPKAAKDLVLGPSGVLQGIRPGKCYVDLSTMDADTVMELAQVIVSRGGRFLEAPVSGNQQQSNDGMLVILAAGDRDLYEDCSSCFQAIGKTSFFLGEVGNAAKMMLIVNMVQGSFMATIAEGLTLAQETGQSQKTFLDILNQGQLASTYLDKKYQNIVQGNVEPDFCLKYIQKDLRLAIALGSAVNHPTPMAAAANEVYKRAKALD encoded by the exons ATGGCGCCTGTCAGTCTGCAGCTGGGCGATTTGGTGTGGGGGCAACTCGGCCCGTATCCTCCTTGGCCGGGGAAGATTATCAATCCACCTGAGGAGCTGGAGAAACCTCATGGAAAGAAATGGTACTTTGTGAAGTTTTTTGGCATGGAGGACCATGCCTGGATTGAACTGGAACAGTTGAAGCCGTATCAGGCACATAAGGAAGAAATGATAAAGAAGACCAAGGGAAAGCTATTCCAGCGAGCTGTGGAGGCTGTGGAAGAATTCCTCGGGACTGACAAAGGAAAAGACCAGACATCATCCCACAGTTCT TCTACTACTATGAATGGGACGACGGCCGGACTCACGGCAGCATCTGAGTGGCAGCCGACTGCGAGCGGGCCTCTTAAAGACATAGACCCTCATTTCCACCACTTCCTGCTCAGCCAAACTGGGAAGCCAGATACCTGTTACCAGACAATTACAAAGAAGTTGAAAATATGCGAAGAGGATACTGGGTCCAACTCCATCCAGGCAGCAGACAGCACGGCCATGAATGGCAGCATCACACCCACAAACAAAAAGATAGGATTTTTGGGCCTTGGCCTCATGGGCAGTGGCATCATCTCCAACTTGCTAAAAACGGGTCATGTGGTGACTGTCTGGAACGGGACTGCAGTGACAGAGGGGGCCTACCTGGGAAGAACCCCTGCTGAAGTTGTTTCAGCTTGTGACATCACCTTTGCCTGTGTGCCAGATCCAAAGGCAGCCAAGGATCTGGTGCTGGGCCCCAGTGGTGTGCTGCAAGGGATCCGCCCTGGGAAATGCTATGTGGACTTGTCAACAATGGATGCTGACACAGTCATGGAGCTGGCACAGGTGATTGTGTCCAGGGGGGGCCGCTTTCTGGAAGCCCCCGTCTCAGGGAACCAGCAGCAGTCTAATGATGGGATGTTGGTGATCTTAGCAGCCGGAGACAGAGACTTATATGAGGACTGTAGCAGCTGCTTCCAGGCAATAGGGAAAACCTCCTTTTTTCTCGGTGAGGTTGGCAATGCAGCCAAAATGATGCTGATTGTGAACATGGTCCAGGGGAGCTTCATGGCCACCATCGCTGAGGGGCTGACCCTGGCCCAAGAGACAGGCCAGTCCCAGAAGACATTCTTGGACATCCTCAATCAAGGACAACTGGCTAGCACCTACCTGGATAAGAAGTACCAAAATATTGTGCAAGGAAACGTTGAGCCTGATTTCTGCCTGAAATACATTCAAAAGGATCTTCGCTTAGCCATTGCCCTGGGCAGTGCTGTCAATCATCCAACTCCTATGGCAGCTGCAGCCAATGAGGTGTACAAAAGAGCCAAGGCACTGGACTAG
- the LOC103292248 gene encoding cytokine-like nuclear factor N-PAC isoform X1: protein MAPVSLQLGDLVWGQLGPYPPWPGKIINPPEELEKPHGKKWYFVKFFGMEDHAWIELEQLKPYQAHKEEMIKKTKGKLFQRAVEAVEEFLGTDKGKDQTSSHSSAEDENRHDSGEEKGRLNSSDEKRKLRLSDGKPRKKLRERNKRVSSGSSERGSKSLLKGTQEQSPQKRAPPPQEEKDSESTTMNGTTAGLTAASEWQPTASGPLKDIDPHFHHFLLSQTGKPDTCYQTITKKLKICEEDTGSNSIQAADSTAMNGSITPTNKKIGFLGLGLMGSGIISNLLKTGHVVTVWNGTAVTEGAYLGRTPAEVVSACDITFACVPDPKAAKDLVLGPSGVLQGIRPGKCYVDLSTMDADTVMELAQVIVSRGGRFLEAPVSGNQQQSNDGMLVILAAGDRDLYEDCSSCFQAIGKTSFFLGEVGNAAKMMLIVNMVQGSFMATIAEGLTLAQETGQSQKTFLDILNQGQLASTYLDKKYQNIVQGNVEPDFCLKYIQKDLRLAIALGSAVNHPTPMAAAANEVYKRAKALD, encoded by the coding sequence ATGGCGCCTGTCAGTCTGCAGCTGGGCGATTTGGTGTGGGGGCAACTCGGCCCGTATCCTCCTTGGCCGGGGAAGATTATCAATCCACCTGAGGAGCTGGAGAAACCTCATGGAAAGAAATGGTACTTTGTGAAGTTTTTTGGCATGGAGGACCATGCCTGGATTGAACTGGAACAGTTGAAGCCGTATCAGGCACATAAGGAAGAAATGATAAAGAAGACCAAGGGAAAGCTATTCCAGCGAGCTGTGGAGGCTGTGGAAGAATTCCTCGGGACTGACAAAGGAAAAGACCAGACATCATCCCACAGTTCTGCCGAAGATGAGAATCGGCATGATTCCGGTGAGGAGAAAGGTAGGCTGAACTCAAGTGACGAGAAGCGCAAGCTTCGCCTATCTGACGGGAAGCCGAGGAAAAAACTGAGGGAAAGAAATAAGAGGGTGTCATCAGGCTCTTCAGAGAGAGGCTCTAAGTCCCTTCTGAAAGGAACCCAAGAGCAGAGTCCCCAGAAGCGGGCTCCGCCCCCACAGGAAGAGAAGGATTCGGAGTCTACTACTATGAATGGGACGACGGCCGGACTCACGGCAGCATCTGAGTGGCAGCCGACTGCGAGCGGGCCTCTTAAAGACATAGACCCTCATTTCCACCACTTCCTGCTCAGCCAAACTGGGAAGCCAGATACCTGTTACCAGACAATTACAAAGAAGTTGAAAATATGCGAAGAGGATACTGGGTCCAACTCCATCCAGGCAGCAGACAGCACGGCCATGAATGGCAGCATCACACCCACAAACAAAAAGATAGGATTTTTGGGCCTTGGCCTCATGGGCAGTGGCATCATCTCCAACTTGCTAAAAACGGGTCATGTGGTGACTGTCTGGAACGGGACTGCAGTGACAGAGGGGGCCTACCTGGGAAGAACCCCTGCTGAAGTTGTTTCAGCTTGTGACATCACCTTTGCCTGTGTGCCAGATCCAAAGGCAGCCAAGGATCTGGTGCTGGGCCCCAGTGGTGTGCTGCAAGGGATCCGCCCTGGGAAATGCTATGTGGACTTGTCAACAATGGATGCTGACACAGTCATGGAGCTGGCACAGGTGATTGTGTCCAGGGGGGGCCGCTTTCTGGAAGCCCCCGTCTCAGGGAACCAGCAGCAGTCTAATGATGGGATGTTGGTGATCTTAGCAGCCGGAGACAGAGACTTATATGAGGACTGTAGCAGCTGCTTCCAGGCAATAGGGAAAACCTCCTTTTTTCTCGGTGAGGTTGGCAATGCAGCCAAAATGATGCTGATTGTGAACATGGTCCAGGGGAGCTTCATGGCCACCATCGCTGAGGGGCTGACCCTGGCCCAAGAGACAGGCCAGTCCCAGAAGACATTCTTGGACATCCTCAATCAAGGACAACTGGCTAGCACCTACCTGGATAAGAAGTACCAAAATATTGTGCAAGGAAACGTTGAGCCTGATTTCTGCCTGAAATACATTCAAAAGGATCTTCGCTTAGCCATTGCCCTGGGCAGTGCTGTCAATCATCCAACTCCTATGGCAGCTGCAGCCAATGAGGTGTACAAAAGAGCCAAGGCACTGGACTAG